The following is a genomic window from Candidatus Omnitrophota bacterium.
AGGTCTCGGCAGATACCTGGGAAGGGCGTAACGATTTACAGCTGGAAATAGAGGATATCAGGCCTTCTGAACCTTCTCTGCTTTAAGGCATTTTGTGCAGATGTTGATCTTCTGCCTTCTGCCGTTAAGCAGCACCGTGATCTTCTGGATATTGGGAAGGAATGTCTTTTTATTGACGCGGGTTACCTTGCTTCCGGTACCGCCCTTTGCTTTGACGAGGCCCTTGCGCGAGAATGTGCGCCCCTTGACCGGGCCTTTATCGCATATGAAACATCTTTTTATCATAATGTGTCAGTATACTGTAAAAACCGTTTTTGTCAACATTTTTATCTAAAGAAAGCGAGGAGCCATGGACAGAGTGGAACTGAAAAAATATCTATACGCCCGCGTTAAGGGCGTGATCAGCACC
Proteins encoded in this region:
- the rpmB gene encoding 50S ribosomal protein L28: MIKRCFICDKGPVKGRTFSRKGLVKAKGGTGSKVTRVNKKTFLPNIQKITVLLNGRRQKINICTKCLKAEKVQKA